The Actinomycetota bacterium region AACCCCGGCCCCCTCGGCGACCATCGCCGGCTCGCCGCTTTTCGAAATGGCGGAGATCATGTCGACCACGCGCCTCATCATGCGGACGTCATGCACGCGGACCACGTCGACGCCCCGGACGGCGCACCACGCGACGGCGGCCGCGGTTCCCTCGAGACGGTCCTCTCCGGTGACGTGGCCGACGAACCTCTTGCGCGACGGTCCCACCACGACGCCTGCGGCCAGCCCCCGGAGCTCTTCGGCCCGGCGGAGCAACTGGAGCGACTGCTCGGCGGTCTTGGCGAATCCGAGCCCGGGGTCGACCAGGATCCGCTCGCTGGGGACTCCCGCCTCGGTTGCCGCCCTCACTCGCAGGGACAGCTCCGTGGCCACGTCCCGGAACACGTCCCCGTAGCCGGTGAGGGAGTCCATCGTCGCTGGCGCCCCGCGCATGTGCATGAGGATCACCGTCGCGCCCCTCCGGGCGATCATCGCCAGCATCCCGGAGTCGTAGGCTCCGGCGGACACGTCGTTGACGATGGTCGCACCCGCGTCCAGCGCGGCCTCGGCCACCTCTGCCTTGCGGGTGTCGATCGACACCGCCGGTCCGAGCCTGGACACCGCCTCGACCACCGGCACGACCCTGCGCATCTCCTCCTGCACGCTAACCTCGGCCGCTCCCGGCCTGGTGGACTCGCCGCCGACGTCGATCAGGTCGGCGCCCTCCGAAACCATCTGCTCGGCGTGGGCGGCCGCCAAGTCCACCCTGTCGTATCTGCCGCCGTCATGGAAGGAGTCCGGGGTCACGTTGAGGATGCCCATGACAGCCGTGCGGGGACCGAACGGGCGGTTGCGCATGAGCCCATCGTAGACGGGGGCCGAAGATGACCCGGATGGCCCTGTTGTCCGTATCTGCGGATTGAGCGCGCTCTACCCTGGGAACAAGGACCAGGCGAGACGAGGAGGAGCTGGTGGAAGAGGCACGGCCCGCGGACGAAAAGGCTGGCAGGTTCCGGCGCGCGGCTCGCGCCATCGGATGGCGTCGCGCAGGCATCTTCGCGGCCGTGTTCCTGCTGGCCATGCTCATCCCCCCCGTCCGGCGTGCTACCGCGAACACGGCCAGCCGGGTGATCCTGTTCGTCGCCTCGCCGCTGGCTCCCGACATCAGCGGCTTCGACACCCTCCCGCAGACCTCCACGGTGATGGCCAAGGACGGATCCGAGATCGGTGCCCTCGGGGAGGAGAAGAGGGAGACGGTCGACCTCCAGCGTCTGCCCGAACACGTGGAACGGGCCGTTCTGGCGGCCGAGGACGCGTCCTTCTACGAACACTCGGGAGTGGACCCGTCGGGAGTCGTCAGGGCGCTGTTCAACAACATCCGCGGAGGCGGGACGCAAGGCGGCAGCACCATCACCCAGCAACTGGCGAAGCTCAATTACGCGGGCACCGAGAGGACGCTTTTCCGAAAGCTCCGGGAGGTGCTATACGCGAGCAAGCTCGAGCGCAAGTACTCCAAGGACGAGCTGCTCCAGCGCTATCTGAACCAGGTCTACTTCGGACAGCGCTCGTACGGACTGGCCGTGGCCGCCAGGACGTTCTTCGCCGCCTCCCCGGAAGCGCTCACGCCCGCACAGGCGGCCACCCTGGCCGGCAAGATCCGGTCGCCGGAGAGACTCAACCCGTACACGAAGCCTGATGCCGT contains the following coding sequences:
- a CDS encoding biosynthetic peptidoglycan transglycosylase yields the protein MEEARPADEKAGRFRRAARAIGWRRAGIFAAVFLLAMLIPPVRRATANTASRVILFVASPLAPDISGFDTLPQTSTVMAKDGSEIGALGEEKRETVDLQRLPEHVERAVLAAEDASFYEHSGVDPSGVVRALFNNIRGGGTQGGSTITQQLAKLNYAGTERTLFRKLREVLYASKLERKYSKDELLQRYLNQVYFGQRSYGLAVAARTFFAASPEALTPAQAATLAGKIRSPERLNPYTKPDAV
- the folP gene encoding dihydropteroate synthase; protein product: MRNRPFGPRTAVMGILNVTPDSFHDGGRYDRVDLAAAHAEQMVSEGADLIDVGGESTRPGAAEVSVQEEMRRVVPVVEAVSRLGPAVSIDTRKAEVAEAALDAGATIVNDVSAGAYDSGMLAMIARRGATVILMHMRGAPATMDSLTGYGDVFRDVATELSLRVRAATEAGVPSERILVDPGLGFAKTAEQSLQLLRRAEELRGLAAGVVVGPSRKRFVGHVTGEDRLEGTAAAVAWCAVRGVDVVRVHDVRMMRRVVDMISAISKSGEPAMVAEGAGV